The Streptomyces cyaneogriseus subsp. noncyanogenus region GCGCCGGTCGACCGGGATTCCGGCCCGGTTGAGCATGTCGGTGTAGTGCGGGGCCGACAGATGCCCCTGTACGGCGCTCAGGCAGACGCGGGCGAGGTCCCGGTCCGGCCGGGCGACGGCACAGTGCACGAGCGCGGCCACCCGGGGCGCGGGCCGCCGCGCGGCGCGGGCGGCCAAGGCCATGGCCGGCATCAGCCGGCCGCTCAGGTAGTCGAGGGGCGTGAGCCAGGTGATGGCCCAGTCGGCGGCTTCCCCGGCCAGCCGCGCCATCGGTTCGCGCAGGACGCCGAGGCCGATCTCCACCTGCGCGATCTTCATCGGCGGCAGCCGCAGGCCCTCGGTCGCCCACGGCCCCTCGGTCTCCTCCACGGTCCCGCCGTCGAGCAGGGTGCGCATCATGCGGATGTAGTGGCGGGTGGCGGAGACGGGCCGTTCGTACACGGACCCCAGCATGCGACGCTGTATCTCCGTGTCACCCGGCCCGATCCCGGCGAGGTAGGTCCGCCCGGAGAGCGCCGCCACGGACCTGGCGTCGACGGCGGCGGTCAGCGGGTGACGCATCGGCATCAGGGCGACGTCGGAACCGAAGCCGATGTCGAGACCTCGGCCGGTGAGCGCGGCGAACACCGCGTGCGTCTCGACGCACAGGGACTGGCCGAGCCAGAGCCGCCGTCCCGAGGCACGCTCCGCCAGACGCGCGTACGGCACCACCGACTCGATCCTGGACGGCATGGTCGGGTACATGATGCTGATGCTGGGCATGCGTCGTCACGCTCCGGTGTCGGGGTCCCGGACCTCGCCGGTACGGGTCGTCACTGGCGGGGGGACCAGCGGAAGGTCCTGACCGCCAGCAACAGGGGCAGCACCACCCACCCGGCGAGAATGGCGCAGGCCGCGGTCCCGGCGGAGGCGACCTCGCCGTCGGAGGTCCAGGCCAGCCGGATCAACTCGGCGACACAACCTCCCGGAAGCACGAGCTGGAGCGGCGAGGCGTCGGGGCCCGCGCGCATCGCGAGGACGGTGCCCATCAGCAGCAGGAAGAAGAACGGGGCGGTGGTGATCTGGGCGCTTTCGGCGCCCCGGGTCCAGACACTCGTCAGTACCCCGACGGCCGAGCACATCAGGCCGCCTCCGGCTACCGCCGCCGCCAGGAACCACCATGCCCGGGGCGCCGGCAGTCCGCCCACGCCCGACATGCCCAGGATGACCGCGAGTTGCAGTACGGACAGCAGCAGCGGGGGGACGGCCAGTCCGAGGATGATCGCCAGGTCGCTCTGCTCCCCCGAGCGCAGACGCTTGAGGTAGAGGTCCTGGCGGCGGGCGGCGAAGGAGATCGTGGTGGTGATGTACACGGTGAACCCCAGCAGCGCCGCGACCTGGAGGGTGACCACCCACACCCACAGTTCCGCCTGGCCCCGGGCGCCGAGATCGGGTGTCTTGAAGGCGAGGTAGGCGCCGATGGCGACCGGCATCAGCAGCGCCAGCGCGGCGGCCGCGCGGTTGCGGACCACGAGCTTCAGCTCGGTGGCGGCGATGACCATCACGCCTCTGACCGCGAGGCCGCTTCCGGGAACGCTCACCGGCTCGTCTCCTTCGGCGCTGTCGTGCCGTCCGTCCGCTCACCGCGTACGACGGCCTTGAACAGGTGCTCCAGCGACGCGCGGCGCACTTCCAGCCCTTCGAGCTCGGTGCCCTGGTCGTACGACCACTGGAGCAGCGAGGACAGGTCCCGCTGCGGCTGGAGGCTGCGGATCTCCACCCTGCCCCCGGGGCGTCGCACCGGGGGCTCCAGGACGTCCGGCAGATCCGGCAGTCGCGCCTCGCCGGCGGTGTCCGTCCGGAAGGAGATCACCGAGGGTTCCCGGGAGAGCAGGCTCCGCTTGTCCCCGCTCACCACGATGCGGCCCTCGTGCATGATGGCGATGCGGTCGGCGAGGGCTTCGGCCTCTTCCAGGTAGTGCGTGGTGAGCAGCACGGTCGTCCCGGTCCGGACCGATGCGTCGATCAGTTCCCACATCCGGACGCGCGATTCGGGGTCCAGACCGGTCGTCGGCTCGTCGAGGAACAGCACCCTGGGCGCGTTGAGGGTGGCCAGGGCGAAGTCGAGCCGGCGGCGCTCTCCACCGGAGAGGTTCTGGACCCGCACCTGGCTCCGGTGGGTCAGGTCGACGGCTTCCAGTGCCCGCCCGGGGTCGGACGGCACGGTGCTCAGCCCGGCCCACATGCGGATCGTCTCCAGGGCGGTGAGTTCACCGGCGAAGCCGGACTCCTGGAGCATCATGCCCACCTGGCGGCGGATCAGATGCCGGTCGCCGGCCGGGTCGCGGCCCAGCACCTCCACCTGTCCCGCCGAGGGGCGCCGATGGCCTTCGAGGGTCTCCAGAACGGTGGTCTTCCCCGCTCCGTTGGTCCCCAGGAGGGCGTACAGCTCCCCCGGGAAGACATCGAGGCTCACCCCTCGGACGGCTTCGAACTCCGCATAGGAGCAGCGCAGATCCACTGCTCTGACAGTCGCACCCTCGGTCACGCCGATCAGTCTGATCCACACCGCTCGCCGCGGACCAGTGCGCTTTGCCATCAGTCCGCATGACAGGTGTCACGCGGCGGGTGGTTCTGCCCGCTCCGCCCGGCCGGAGGAGACCAGGGCGGCTCCGACGGGTCGTCGGCGCGGCCCGGCACCCGCGCTCGCCCACGCGCTCGCCCACGCGGTCGCCCGCGAAAAAAGAACCCGCCCCCGTGGGTACGGGGGCGGGTCATCGACGGAGCGTTGGGCAGGCCTTGCACCTGCATCTCCCCGCAGGAAGCGGAGCGTCTTGCCTTGGACCACCAACGCACGGTCCGCCCGTCTTGACCCTGGGCGGCTCGCTCACGGTCGACTCTAGCGGGGCGCCGCGGCCCGCGCGCGGCGATGCGGCCGATCGGGTGAGCCGGGGCGGCAAGCGCCGGTAGACGGCGGCCGGTTGCTCCGCACAGGAAGCCCCTCCATGCTTTCTCCACCCTTTTGCCACGCCCTGTTCACGGGCGCTGTAAGCTCCAGGCGCTCCATCCGCACCATCGAGGGGGGACTCCTCATGCGCAAGCGTCATGCCCTGGCCGTCGTGTCCGCAGGAATATGCGGCCTGGTGACCGCGGCTCCGGCCCAGGCCGCCGAGTACTCGTCGGCGCTGAAGATCAAGGCGATCCAGTACGACGCTCCCGGCCGGGACTCCAACCGGTGCTCGGGCGGCAACACCAAGGACGAGTACCTGGTCATCAAGAACTACTCGCGCACGGCGACGGTGAACCTCAAGGGCTACGT contains the following coding sequences:
- a CDS encoding LLM class flavin-dependent oxidoreductase translates to MPSISIMYPTMPSRIESVVPYARLAERASGRRLWLGQSLCVETHAVFAALTGRGLDIGFGSDVALMPMRHPLTAAVDARSVAALSGRTYLAGIGPGDTEIQRRMLGSVYERPVSATRHYIRMMRTLLDGGTVEETEGPWATEGLRLPPMKIAQVEIGLGVLREPMARLAGEAADWAITWLTPLDYLSGRLMPAMALAARAARRPAPRVAALVHCAVARPDRDLARVCLSAVQGHLSAPHYTDMLNRAGIPVDRRDPRTGAELLLRHGVMATGTAQDIAAALGAYHAAGVDEVIISVGGVQVAEGTRAALRDLADILQAAEHSATRGPAPAV
- a CDS encoding ABC transporter permease, producing MSVPGSGLAVRGVMVIAATELKLVVRNRAAAALALLMPVAIGAYLAFKTPDLGARGQAELWVWVVTLQVAALLGFTVYITTTISFAARRQDLYLKRLRSGEQSDLAIILGLAVPPLLLSVLQLAVILGMSGVGGLPAPRAWWFLAAAVAGGGLMCSAVGVLTSVWTRGAESAQITTAPFFFLLLMGTVLAMRAGPDASPLQLVLPGGCVAELIRLAWTSDGEVASAGTAACAILAGWVVLPLLLAVRTFRWSPRQ
- a CDS encoding ABC transporter ATP-binding protein, whose translation is MTEGATVRAVDLRCSYAEFEAVRGVSLDVFPGELYALLGTNGAGKTTVLETLEGHRRPSAGQVEVLGRDPAGDRHLIRRQVGMMLQESGFAGELTALETIRMWAGLSTVPSDPGRALEAVDLTHRSQVRVQNLSGGERRRLDFALATLNAPRVLFLDEPTTGLDPESRVRMWELIDASVRTGTTVLLTTHYLEEAEALADRIAIMHEGRIVVSGDKRSLLSREPSVISFRTDTAGEARLPDLPDVLEPPVRRPGGRVEIRSLQPQRDLSSLLQWSYDQGTELEGLEVRRASLEHLFKAVVRGERTDGTTAPKETSR